A DNA window from Polyodon spathula isolate WHYD16114869_AA chromosome 18, ASM1765450v1, whole genome shotgun sequence contains the following coding sequences:
- the LOC121330518 gene encoding NLR family CARD domain-containing protein 3-like, translating to MKMKMEGVWIQRYRKQLVRSISGPFLENIVSHLRKLELISRDEASQIQEAGLLCEKVRTVIDILAGKGTLGSETLQAFIETTNSQLYLLITLYDPMVQKHVEVLQSRYGTWMEQGLLSEKPSLDRLNSLLLVEGLSDLQQKEHDVMQIEATKGTVRQSAKPIALEKLLQPVTRVSIPPRILLTVGVAGVGKSTLLRLFIHRWVKGEIYPDVSFVLPFTFWELNTYEKLSAERLVRSAFPHVAESGHIFNGTARVLLIFDGLDEFKPTLDFSDTMACTDPKKEVPVDNLITNIIRGNLFPDASVWLTSRPTAAAQIPGGLVDRMTEIRGFTREEIQDFLNQLFQDGELSSRVRSHLNSSKVFNVMCYMPCTCWIVGSTLGYLLRSGTQDGQGLPKTWTELYSYFFKMVAEGDLQTKDKEPLKIEQAFGNSRKLMANLGKLAFYGLIKRKFTFYEQDMKAYGIDLPSLQGSLCSRVLVKEDSPACTVYYFAHLTLQEYLAATFYYTAAKRAIFDLFTENGMSWPKIGFQNHFKNALQRAQQSEDGQLDVFVRFLSGLLSPHVVKPLSGLLLLARDEHSGYRGPAISLLQGCLSTGYTVSLRAVNVMHCLQELQHTELARTVEESLRNSSLAGKLTSVTCSVLAYLLQVSEECAEETNLSNCLNYSIVKSLLPQLLYCNNLRLENNNFKDDVMDLLGSLLSAKDCHIQKISLAENSIGNKGAKAIGRSLMVNRSLAALDLHSNNIGPKGAKALADAVKINQGLVSLNLQNNCIGEEGAKAAAEILLSNRNLCTLHLQKNSIGPEGVKRIAEALKNNRSLKELMLSSNQLGDKGAIALAKALKQNHSLTALDLQSNSISNKGVTALTEALKHNRGLIDLNLRENSIGVDGAKAIAIALRENDTLRNLDLTANLLHDEGAKAIAGAVKVNRTLTSLHLQWNFIKSKAAKALAQALQSNSSLQSLDLQENSIGDEGMVALSGALKTNTALTTLYLQGVSTGVIGAIALADALRVNKTLHTLDLRGNSIGMEGAKAMSNALKINGTLRSLNLQENSLGMDGAIFIAKALTGDHRLTYINLQGNSIGESGAKMISDAIKTKSPNCVVKI from the exons ATGAAGATGAAAATGGAAG GCGTTTGGATTCAGAGATACCGGAAGCAGCTTGTGAGATCGATCTCGGGGCCCTTCCTGGAGAACATTGTGAGTCACTTGAGGAAGCTGGAGCTCATCAGCCGTGACGAGGCCTCGCAGATCCAGGAGGCCGGGCTGCTCTGTGAGAAGGTGCGGACTGTCATCGACATCCTGGCCGGGAAGGGAACCCTGGGCTCTGAGACCCTCCAGGCCTTCATCGAGACCACCAACTCCCAGCTGTACCTGCTCATCACCCTCTACG ACCCAATGGTTCAGAAACACGTGGAGGTTCTGCAGAGCCGATACGGGACCTGgatggagcaggggctgctgtcAGAGAAGCCGTCCCTGGACCGACTGAACAGCCTGCTGCTGGTGGAGGGGCTCTCGGACCTCCAGCAGAAGGAGCATGACGTCATGCAGATCGAGGCCACCAAGGGCACGGTGAGGCAGAGTGCCAAGCCCATCGCCCTGGAGAAGCTGCTGCAGCCCGTGACCAGGGTGAGCATACCTCCTCGCATCCTGCTCACAGTGGGGGTGGCCGGCGTCGGGAAAAGCACGCTGCTCAGGCTGTTCATCCACCGCTGGGTGAAGGGTGAGATCTACCCGGACGTGAGCTTCGTGCTTCCATTCACCTTCTGGGAGCTGAACACTTATGAGAAGCTGTCAGCCGAGCGGCTGGTCAGGTCTGCATTCCCCCATGTGGCGGAGTCCGGTCACATCTTCAACGGGACGGCCCGGGTCCTCCTGATCTTCGACGGGCTGGACGAGTTCAAGCCCACCCTGGATTTCTCGGACACGATGGCCTGTACCGACCCCAAGAAGGAGGTGCCCGTGGACAACCTGATCACCAATATAATCCGGGGAAACCTGTTCCCGGATGCGTCTGTCTGGCTGACCTCTCGGCCCACAGCGGCGGCTCAGATCCCTGGGGGCCTGGTGGACAGGATGACGGAGATCCGAGGCTTCACCAGGGAGGAAATTCAGGATTTCCTGAACCAGCTTTTCCAGGACGGAGAGCTGTCCTCCCGAGTGCGGTCCCACTTGAACTCCAGCAAGGTCTTCAATGTGATGTGCTACATGCCCTGCACCTGCTGGATCGTGGGCTCCACCCTCGGCTACCTCCTCAGGAGTGGCACCCAGGACGGACAGGGCTTGCCCAAAACCTGGACTGAGCTGTACTCTTACTTCTTTAAGATGGTGGCAGAAGGGGATTTGCAGACCAAGGACAAGGAACCCCTGAAGATTGAACAAGCCTTCGGCAACAGCAGGAAGCTGATGGCAAACCTGGGGAAGCTGGCCTTTTACGGGCTGATCAAGAGGAAGTTCACTTTCTACGAGCAGGACATGAAGGCCTACGGAATCGACCTGCCCTCGCTCCAGGGCAGCCTATGCAGCCGCGTCCTTGTCAAGGAGGACTCGCCGGCCTGCACCGTTTACTACTTCGCCCACCTCACCCTGCAGGAGTACCTGGCTGCCACCTTTTACTACACGGCTGCCAAGCGGGCCATCTTTGACCTCTTCACCGAGAACGGCATGTCCTGGCCCAAGATCGGCTTCCAGAACCACTTCAAGAACGCCCTGCAGAGGGCGCAGCAGTCCGAAGATGGCCAGCTGGACGTCTTTGTCCGCTTCCTGTCGGGGCTTCTCTCCCCACATGTGGTCAAGCCCCTCTCGGGACTCCTGCTGCTAGCCAGGGACGAGCACAGCGGGTACCGAGGTCCTGCCATATCTCTCCTGCAAGGCTGCCTCAGCACGGGCTACACCGTCTCCCTCCGCGCCGTCAACGTGATGCACTGCCTGCAGGAGCTTCAGCACACAGAGCTGGCGCGCACCGTGGAGGAGTCGCTCCGCAACAGCAGCCTGGCGGGCAAGCTCACCTCCGTCACCTGCTCGGTGCTGGCCTACCTGCTGCAGGTGTCTGAGGAGTGCGCGGAGGAGACCAACCTCTCCAACTGCCTGAACTACAGCATTGTCAAGAGCCTCCTGCCCCAGCTCCTGTACTGTAACAACCTCAG attggaaaataacaatttcaaagatGATGTCATGGATTTGCTGGGCAGCTTGCTGAGTGCCAAGGACTGTCACATTCAGAAGATCAG CCTCGCTGAGAATTCCATCGGCAACAAAGGAGCCAAAGCCATCGGCCGGTCTCTGATGGTGAACAGGAGCCTCGCTGCACTCGA CCTCCACAGCAATAACATCGGGCCGAAGGGAGCAAAGGCACTGGCAGACGCAGTCAAGATAAACCAAGGGCTTGTGTCGCTCAA cctccagaacaacTGCATTGGAGAAGAGGGGGCCAAGGCAGCAGCGGAGATCTTACTGTCCAACCGCAACCTCTGCACCCTGCA CCTGCAGAAGAACTCCATCGGCCCGGAAGGAGTGAAGCGCATTGCAGAAGCACTGAAGAACAACAGGAGCCTGAAAGAACTCAT gCTCTCCAGCAACCAGCTTGGAGACAAGGGTGCGATTGCACTGGCGAAGGCACTGAAACAGAACCACAGCCTCACTGCTCTGGA CCTCCAGAGCAACTCGATCAGCAACAAAGGGGTGACGGCACTCACCGAGGCTCTCAAACACAACAGGGGACTGATCGACTTGAA tctTCGTGAGAATTCAATAGGGGTGGACGGTGCGAAGGCGATCGCCATTGCACTACGAGAAAACGACACGCTGAGAAACCTCGA TTTGACAGCTAACCTGCTGCACGATGAGGGAGCCAAGGCCATCGCAGGAGCAGTGAAGGTGAACCGGACCCTCACCTCCCTGCA TCTCCAGTGGAACTTCATCAAGTCGAAAGCTGCGAAAGCCCTGGCTCAAGCACTACAGTCCAACAGCAGTCTCCAGAGTCTTGA cctGCAGGAGAACTCCATTGGGGATGAGGGGATGGTAGCCCTGTCAGGTGCTCTCAAGACCAACACCGCCCTCACCACGCTCTA TCTGCAGGGAGTGTCGACGGGTGTGATTGGAGCCATTGCCCTGGCAGATGCACTGAGAGTGAACAAGACCCTGCACACTCTTGA CCTGCGTGGGAATTCCATCGGGATGGAAGGAGCCAAAGCAATGTCCAACGCACTAAAAATAAATGGCACGCTCAGGTCTCTAAA TCTTCAGGAGAACTCACTGGGGATGGATGGAGCCATATTTATTGCTAAAGCCCTCACTGGAGACCATCGTCTCACCTATATAAA TCTTCAAGGTAACTCGATCGGAGAATCTGGGGCGAAGATGATTTCTGATGCCATCAAAACGAAGTCGCCCAACTGCGTGGTGAAGATCTGA